Within Eggerthella sp. YY7918, the genomic segment TGCGCCGCTCTGTCGGCAGGCGGGTGTGCCGCTCATCGTGAACGATGACGTGCAAGCTGCGCTTGCAGCAGGTGCGGACGGCGTACATGTGGGGCAAAGCGACACCGCCTGCGCGGATGCGCGTGCTGCGCTTGGCCCTGATGCCATTGTGGGCGTGTCGGCTCAAACGGTAGAACAGGCGCTTGCCGCTCAGGCGGCAGGTGCCGACTACCTGGGTGTGGGCGCGGTGTTCGGTACGGCTACCAAGCCCGATGCCGCCGATGTCGGTCTTGAAAAACTTGCTGCCATTTGCGATGCTGTGGATATACCGGTCGTTGCGATTGGCGGGCTTAACGCTGCGACCATCCCGGCGCTTGCCGGTAGTGGCGTCGACGGAGTGGCTGTGGTTTCGGCCATCTTTGCCGCTGACGATATTCGCGCAGCAACGAGCAGCCTTCGGGCGATAACGGCAAAAACACTCGGCCTTTTCGCCGACTAACCGTAAGGAGACGAGCATGGAAGCGGTACTGAGCATTGCGGGTTCTGATTCCAGCGGTGGAGCGGGCATTCAGGCCGACATCAAAACCATCGCGGCGCATCGCCTGTTTGCCGAGACGGCCGTGACGGCGCTCACGGCGCAAAACACCATGGGGGTGAGCGGCGTCGTTGCCGTAAATCCTGCGTTTGTCGCTGCTCAGATAGATGCTGTGTTCGAAGATATCCGACCTGCTGCGGTGAAGATCGGGATGGTGTCGTCGGCTGCCATTATCCAGGTGATTGCCGAGCGACTGCACGCTCACGAAGCGCGCAATATCGTGGTTGATCCGGTCATGGTGGCAACAAGCGGCGCGCGTCTCATCGACGAAGATGCGGTCGAAGCCCTCAAAACCTACCTGTTTCCCTCTGCCGACGTGCTTACGCCCAACATGCCTGAAGCCGAAGCTCTCGTCGGTTTTCCCGTGAACGACGAGTCCTCTATGGAACGTGCGGCGCTCGTTTTGGCTGCGGAAGGGAAGGGGGCTGTACTGGTGAAAGGCGGGCATCGCACCGATACCGCCGACGATGTGTTGGCCACCCCGGACGGCGCCACCATCTGGTTGCGCGCTCCTCACCTTGATATGCGCACCACTCACGGTACGGGCTGCACGCTCTCTTCGGCCATCGCATGCGGGCTTGCCCAAGGTTGGACGGTCGAGCAGGCAGTGCGCAGCGCCAAAGACTACGTTCACGGTGCGCTTGCCGCCGCTCCTCATCTTGGCCGCGGCTCCGTTCCTCTTAATCATATGTGGGAATATCACTAGGGCACAAAGCGCTTCGCCTGCAATCATCAACTAACTATTGATGATCTCACCTCGGATTACTTTCAATTACCGTACGGGCTTTGCCTTTTAGCTATAGTCATGCTAAGGTGCGCTCTCACAAAAGTTAGTAAGCTGTACGTGACTCTGGAAGCGGCCTGTGAAATCCATACAGACAAAATTCATCCTCCTGATCTTGGGGTGCGTTCTTCTCTCCTCCACGGTTATTGGCGGCGCAGGCATAATCAACGCGAAGAGCGTGGTGGATGAAGACTCCGAGCGCATCATGAACCTCATGTGCAACGAGCGCGCGCAAGAAATCGATGCGCTGCTGTTGCGTATCGAGCAGTCGGTCGATACGCTGGCTTCTTACACGTCAAATCATCTTGATGATTTTGAGCGATTCAAAACTGATACCGCGTACGTCAATGCCTACACCGACTATATCGAAGACATTGCGGTAAACGCGGCTTTAAACACGGAAGGCGCGCTTGCGGTGTATGTGCGCTACAATCCCGCGTTTACCGAACCTACGTCGGGTCTTTTTTGGAGCAGGACAAAACCGGGCGGCGCTTTGCAAAGGCTCACCCCGACCGATCTTTCGCTCTATAGTTCGGAAGATGTCGAACATGTGGGTTGGTACTATCAGCCGGTGGAAAACGGTGAACCTTTATGGATGATGCCCTACGAGAATAAAAATCTTGGTGTCATGATGGTGTCGTACGTCGTGCCCATCTATCGCGATGGGGTAGCCATTGGTGTTGTGGGTATGGACATTGATTTTCGCGTCATCGAACATATCGTCAAAGAGGTGAGCATCTACGACACGGGCTACGCTTTTTTGTCCGATAGCGAGGGGCGCATCCTCAGTCATCGCACCATCGATCCGGGCACGTCTATGTCTGATGTGGTGGAAAGCCTGCACCCCAATACCGAAGAGTTGCGCAAGAGCATCGCTCAGCATAGCCTTGTTTCCTATATGTGGCACGGCGAGGAAAAACGCATGGTGTTGAGCGGTCTGCATAACGGCATGCGTCTTGGATTGACGGCACCCGCTTCTGAAATCGACAAAGGAATGAACTCCCTCATCGTGCAGAGCCTTGTCCTTTTTGCGGTTATCGCCGTGCTGTCGGTTGTCCTGACCGTGTTGGTTGTACGCAGAATCGTTCGTCCCCTCAGAGAGCTCAACAGCGCCGCAAAGCAGATTGCGGATGGGGATCTTTCCGTCGCGCTGACTTCGCAAACAAAGGACGAGGTGGGAACGCTTTCCAGGAGTCTTCAACAGATGGCTGATCATCTGAGAAGCTATATTGCCTATATCAATGACCTTGCGTATTTGGACGGTTTGACGGGACTCAAAAACAAGACGGCCTATAAAGACGCAGTCAGTCGTTTGGACGAAGCCATCCAAACGGGTAAGCCGGAATTTGCCGTGGTTGTGCTCGATATCAATGGACTCAAAGAGGTCAACGACACCCTCGGCCATGATTTTGGCGACATGCTTATCATCGATTCCTGCAAAATCATATGCGATGTGTTTTCGCACAGTCCTGTGTATCGCATCGGTGGGGATGAATTTGCGGTCATTTTGCAAAATAGCGACCTTGCGCACTATGCGGATTTGCTCACGCACCTTGAAGAAGAGTTGGATACCCGTCGTGTATCCGGCTATTCAGAAAACACGGTGCCTCTGGCACGCGGCATCGCGCGCTATGAGGCTGGAGTGGATCGCTCGTTTGCCGACGTCTTCAAACGGGCCGATGAAGCGATGTATCGCAACAAGGCCCGCATAAAAGGCAAACAGGCGGAATATCCCACCGGCGACGCGCGTGACGAAGGTTCGGCCGTGCAGTAACCGCACTGATCGCGTATTAGCGCTCGTACACGCAGCGCCCACCCATGAACGTGGCCAGTACGCGCGTTTTCTGAAGGTCGTCAGGCGGGCAAGTCAGTACATTGTGGTCGAGAACGGTTATGTCGGCAAGCATTCCCACCTCAAGCGTGCCCAGTTCGCGACGGCGTCCGGCTGCCGCCGCACTGCCCTGAGTATAGGCACGCACCGCTTCGGCTCTGCCTATGCGCTCGCCGGGAATCCAGCCTCCAGCAGGTTCATGCGTGGCCGGGTCTTGTCGTGTCACGGCGCTGTAGAGTACATCCATCGAGTTGATTTTTACCACAGGTGAATCCGTGCCGAAAGCTAGCACGGTTTGCTCGTCAAGCAGCGTTCGGAAGGGCCACATATAGGGAATGCGGGCGTCACCAAGATCGCGTTCTGGTCCGCCTGGATCAAGCGTCATATGGGGAGGCTGCACGGCAGCGACCACCTGTAACTTTGCCAAGCGCCCCAGGTCTTCCGGCAAAAAATTCTCCAGATGTTCCAAGCAGTTGCGCCGCCCTTCGGGAAGCGGCCCGTACGCTTCGCGCGCTTCTTCGAATATATCGAGCGCGGCATGGATGGCGGCATCGCCAATCGCGTGAATACGTGCGGGGTAGCCCTTTTCGGCGGCGGCCATCACCAGTTTGCGCATAGCGGCAGTCTCAATGGTGGGTCTACCGCAGTCGCCGGGGAACCGTGCGTTGCTATAGGGTTCGCTCACCCAGGCCGTATGCTGACTCGATACGCCATCGAAGAACTGTTTAAGTCCCGCTGCCTGCAATATCGATCCGGTGTAGCGTTCTCTCATGGCTTCGAAGCGGCTCAGATCGCTCTGAAGGGTGGGGAACATGTGCACCCGCGCGGTCAATTCATCGTGCGCGAGGAGGTAGGCGTGGATATCGTCCCTGATAAAATCAAGACCGGGGTGCGCCATCAGCGACATATCGCAGACGCTTGTGATGCCCTGCGAGGCCAATTGGGCGAGAAAACCCCGGTAGGCATCGGCGATTTCAGCATCGGTGAACGATCCCATGATGCGCGGCATCAGTTCCATGGCGGCCGCTTCCCGAACAATGCCGGTGAGTTCGCCTTGTTCGTCGCGGTCATACGAACCACCGGGCGGAGGTACGCTTGCCGGGGTCAAATTCAGCTGATCGAGCGCGACTGAATTGAGCCACAGCGTGTGGGCGTCTCCTGAATACAGCGCGACGGGTCGGTCGGGAAAGGCCTTGTCAAGCGAGTGCTTCGAAGGAAGCGCGGCCGGATTCCACCGGTATTCGCGCCAGCCCTGCGAAAGCAGCCACCCGTGCGGACGTTTTGCGGCAAAAGCTTGCATGCGCGCTACGCAGTCAGCCTCGCTTTCGCCCACAAAAGTTGTTGCGAGGGGCGAGGAATACACGGCCGAATGGAAGAAATGGAGATGCGAGTCGTGGAACCCGGCCATAATGCAGGCGTCACCGAAATCGCGAACTTCGACGTGATGGTCGGGGTCGACGCGGCGAACAAACGCATAAACATCTTCGCGCGGTCCTATCGCAGCAATGTGATCGCCCGCCAGTGCGAGCGCAGCCGGGATTGCGGTCGAACCGTTTCCCGTGTATACGCACGTGCTTTCGATGATGACGTCGATACGCATACTGCTCCTATCTCACAAACCGAGCCGCATAGCACCGGGCCGCGGGGACCGAATCGTCTTTCGGGTGCAGCCTTTGTGATGATGCGGCCGTAGGCTTACGGCAATTCGAAGCGATACTCGTCGCCGCAGACCGTCTGCTTGACTTTTCCTTCGCAAACCAGATAGATCACGTGAGCCATCGTTTCGCCCATCGAGAAGAATTTCTGGTCAAGTGCCCAGTCCGGCCAGTTATCATAGCGCCATTGCGCATGGGACGAGATGGCGATGATATCGTTGCGCCCGGCGGCGATCAAATCGTATATTTCCTGAAGGCGATGCTCGTGGTGTTCGATAATCTGCGTGACGCGACCCGCGAGATCGGAAAACGGTGCTCCGTGGGCGGGTAGTACGCTGTCGACGTCGAACGAGTACATCCGGCGCAAGCTGCTCAGAAACTCTTCGAGCGCATTATGGGCCGGGAACCATGACGATACCGATGGGGTGATACGTTCAAGCACATGGTCGCCGATGATCATGAACTTGTGGGTGGGTTCGTACAGGCAGATGTGCCAGGGGTTGTGTCCCGGCGTCTCTATTACCTGAAACTCGTATTTGCCGGCGCGAAAGGTGTCGCCTTCGCTCAGATAGGTGACGAAGGGACGGCTTTTCAGCGGCAGCAATTCGGCCGAGACATGCAAACGAGGCACGCCTTTTTCAAATGAAAGACCCGAACGTTGGTCCGGTTTTGCAGCCTTGAGCAGCAGCGGCCCAAATACATTGGCTTCCATATTCAGAAGGTTTTTTACTTCTTGGAAGGAATGGATGTTGGCGTACACCGGCATATTGTCATGATAAATGCGGTCAAGATTTCCGGTGTGATCGGGATGCGAATGGGTGAGCACGATGCGCACGTTGTCCCAAGTGCGGCCCAGTGCCGCAAGCGCATCGTTAAGCGCCTGTTCGCAGGCGGGATGATTAAATCCAACATCGACAATAGTCGTGCTCTCGTCATCGAGGATGAAATACGAGTTGATTGATTTGAGTGGATTATGGGGCAGGGGAACGCGTACAAGATACAAATCTTGAGCAAGGGCGATAGGTTGTCCGAAGGGTGTTTCCGCCAACACCTGAGCGCTGCAGCAATCAGCTAGCTTCATCTCGCTTGTTGAATTCGCTTCGGTGTGATGTGCGCCTGTGCACTCATTGTGCTCCATAGCCTGTCCTTCCCGCGCTTGTGATGCCCATTGTACGCCTTATGTGCGGGGCATCGTGTGAGGAAAATGAAAAAGGTCAGAAGCAAAAAGCCCCTGACCTGCAAGTTTCTTGGTAGCTCCGACCGGATTCGAACCGGCGACCTCCGCCTTGAGAGGGCGGCGTCCTAAACCGCTAGACGACGGAGCCACATATGCGCTGCGCCAGTATACCGTAAAAATGGCTGGGGTGGAAGGAGTCGAACCCTCACATACGGCACCAGAAACCGCTGTCCTGCCATTAGACGACACCCCATCGGCTTACCGATGCGCGTCTTGCTTAAACGCAACAAGACGCAAGCGCGAGTGGATATATTACGGGGTGTGTCCTGCTTCGTCAAGGCCCGCCGTCAATTTTTCTGGGAAAAAGCTCCTGCCACCGCTTCTGCGAAGGTTAGTTGATCGAATTCGTAACCTGGACACTGCACTAGCAAGCTGGACATGTACGGTCGGTCGCGAAACAGATGGCTTGCTTTACTCCTCGGAGTCATCCAGCCCGTCGCTGTAGCGTATGTTTACATGCATCGCGTCACAGAAGGGCTTGTTGCGCGAAGCTCCGCAGCGACAGAGCGCATAGCGATTGCGCATTTCATACAGGGTGCCATCTGCACCGATGAGGGCAACGCCTCCGCGGACGGCCAAAGGACCGCTCACACCAA encodes:
- the thiE gene encoding thiamine phosphate synthase, which gives rise to MYPREQLRHALALYAVTDRSWLGERTLAECVEEALSGGATCVQLREKDAPQAEVVLRARALAPLCRQAGVPLIVNDDVQAALAAGADGVHVGQSDTACADARAALGPDAIVGVSAQTVEQALAAQAAGADYLGVGAVFGTATKPDAADVGLEKLAAICDAVDIPVVAIGGLNAATIPALAGSGVDGVAVVSAIFAADDIRAATSSLRAITAKTLGLFAD
- a CDS encoding amidohydrolase, yielding MRIDVIIESTCVYTGNGSTAIPAALALAGDHIAAIGPREDVYAFVRRVDPDHHVEVRDFGDACIMAGFHDSHLHFFHSAVYSSPLATTFVGESEADCVARMQAFAAKRPHGWLLSQGWREYRWNPAALPSKHSLDKAFPDRPVALYSGDAHTLWLNSVALDQLNLTPASVPPPGGSYDRDEQGELTGIVREAAAMELMPRIMGSFTDAEIADAYRGFLAQLASQGITSVCDMSLMAHPGLDFIRDDIHAYLLAHDELTARVHMFPTLQSDLSRFEAMRERYTGSILQAAGLKQFFDGVSSQHTAWVSEPYSNARFPGDCGRPTIETAAMRKLVMAAAEKGYPARIHAIGDAAIHAALDIFEEAREAYGPLPEGRRNCLEHLENFLPEDLGRLAKLQVVAAVQPPHMTLDPGGPERDLGDARIPYMWPFRTLLDEQTVLAFGTDSPVVKINSMDVLYSAVTRQDPATHEPAGGWIPGERIGRAEAVRAYTQGSAAAAGRRRELGTLEVGMLADITVLDHNVLTCPPDDLQKTRVLATFMGGRCVYER
- the thiD gene encoding bifunctional hydroxymethylpyrimidine kinase/phosphomethylpyrimidine kinase, whose product is MEAVLSIAGSDSSGGAGIQADIKTIAAHRLFAETAVTALTAQNTMGVSGVVAVNPAFVAAQIDAVFEDIRPAAVKIGMVSSAAIIQVIAERLHAHEARNIVVDPVMVATSGARLIDEDAVEALKTYLFPSADVLTPNMPEAEALVGFPVNDESSMERAALVLAAEGKGAVLVKGGHRTDTADDVLATPDGATIWLRAPHLDMRTTHGTGCTLSSAIACGLAQGWTVEQAVRSAKDYVHGALAAAPHLGRGSVPLNHMWEYH
- a CDS encoding diguanylate cyclase — encoded protein: MKSIQTKFILLILGCVLLSSTVIGGAGIINAKSVVDEDSERIMNLMCNERAQEIDALLLRIEQSVDTLASYTSNHLDDFERFKTDTAYVNAYTDYIEDIAVNAALNTEGALAVYVRYNPAFTEPTSGLFWSRTKPGGALQRLTPTDLSLYSSEDVEHVGWYYQPVENGEPLWMMPYENKNLGVMMVSYVVPIYRDGVAIGVVGMDIDFRVIEHIVKEVSIYDTGYAFLSDSEGRILSHRTIDPGTSMSDVVESLHPNTEELRKSIAQHSLVSYMWHGEEKRMVLSGLHNGMRLGLTAPASEIDKGMNSLIVQSLVLFAVIAVLSVVLTVLVVRRIVRPLRELNSAAKQIADGDLSVALTSQTKDEVGTLSRSLQQMADHLRSYIAYINDLAYLDGLTGLKNKTAYKDAVSRLDEAIQTGKPEFAVVVLDINGLKEVNDTLGHDFGDMLIIDSCKIICDVFSHSPVYRIGGDEFAVILQNSDLAHYADLLTHLEEELDTRRVSGYSENTVPLARGIARYEAGVDRSFADVFKRADEAMYRNKARIKGKQAEYPTGDARDEGSAVQ
- a CDS encoding MBL fold metallo-hydrolase, which translates into the protein MEHNECTGAHHTEANSTSEMKLADCCSAQVLAETPFGQPIALAQDLYLVRVPLPHNPLKSINSYFILDDESTTIVDVGFNHPACEQALNDALAALGRTWDNVRIVLTHSHPDHTGNLDRIYHDNMPVYANIHSFQEVKNLLNMEANVFGPLLLKAAKPDQRSGLSFEKGVPRLHVSAELLPLKSRPFVTYLSEGDTFRAGKYEFQVIETPGHNPWHICLYEPTHKFMIIGDHVLERITPSVSSWFPAHNALEEFLSSLRRMYSFDVDSVLPAHGAPFSDLAGRVTQIIEHHEHRLQEIYDLIAAGRNDIIAISSHAQWRYDNWPDWALDQKFFSMGETMAHVIYLVCEGKVKQTVCGDEYRFELP